A genomic segment from Equus przewalskii isolate Varuska chromosome X, EquPr2, whole genome shotgun sequence encodes:
- the LOC103541763 gene encoding long-wave-sensitive opsin 1: MAQRWGPQKLAGGQPQAGFEDSTQASIFTYTNNNATRDPFEGPNYHIAPRWVYHVTSAWMIFVVIASVFTNGLVLAATMRFKKLRHPLNWILVNLAVADLAETIIASTISVVNQIYGYFVLGHPMCVVEGYTVSLCGITGLWSLAIISWERWMVVCKPFGNVRFDAKLAVAGIAFSWIWAAVWTAPPIFGWSRYWPHGLKTSCGPDVFSGSSYPGVQSYMIVLMITCCIIPLSVIVLCYLQVWLAIRAVAKQQKESESTQKAEKEVTRMVMVMVFAFCLCWGPYTFFACFAAAHPGYAFHPLVAALPAYFAKSATIYNPIIYVFMNRQFRNCILQLFGKKVDDSSELSSVSKTEASSVSSVSPA; the protein is encoded by the exons ATGGCCCAGCGGTGGGGCCCCCAAAAGCTTGCAGGTGGGCAGCCGCAGGCCGGCTTTGAGGACAGCACCCAGGCGAGCATCTTCACCTACACCAACAACAACGCCACCAGAG ACCCCTTTGAAGGCCCCAATTACCACATCGCTCCCAGATGGGTGTACCACGTCACCAGCGCTTGGATGATCTTTGTGGTCATCGCGTCAGTCTTTACTAACGGGCTTGTGCTGGCGGCCACCATGAGGTTCAAGAAGCTGCGCCACCCTCTGAACTGGATCTTGGTGAACTTGGCGGTTGCTGACCTGGCAGAGACCATCATTGCCAGCACCATCAGCGTTGTGAACCAAATCTATGGCTATTTTGTGCTGGGCCACCCTATGTGTGTTGTAGAGGGCTACACCGTCTCCCTGTGTG GGATCACAGGTCTCTGGTCCCTGGCTATCATTTCCTGGGAGAGGTGGATGGTGGTCTGCAAGCCCTTTGGCAATGTGAGATTTGATGCCAAGCTGGCTGTCGCAGGCATTGCCTTCTCCTGGATCTGGGCTGCTGTGTGGACGGCCCCGCCCATCTTTGGTTGGAGCAG atactggccccatggcctgaaGACTTCATGCGGCCCAGATGTGTTCAGCGGCAGCTCATACCCTGGGGTGCAGTCTTACATGATCGTCCTCATGATCACGTGCTGCATCATCCCCCTCAGCGTCATTGTGCTCTGCTACCTCCAAGTGTGGCTGGCCATCCGAGCG GTGGCGAAGCAGCAGAAAGAATCCGAGTCCAcccagaaggcagagaaggaggtgaCACgcatggtgatggtgatggtctTCGCATTCTGCCTCTGCTGGGGGCCCTACACCTTCTTTGCATGCTTCGCTGCTGCCCACCCTGGCTACGCCTTCCACCCTCTGGTGGCCGCCCTACCAGCCTACTTCGCCAAAAGTGCCACTATCTACAACCCcattatttatgtctttatgaACCGACAG